A region of Lacinutrix sp. Hel_I_90 DNA encodes the following proteins:
- a CDS encoding peptidylprolyl isomerase encodes MAILNKIREKTVVLILVIALALFAFILSGLLDNKDVLFSKSPNTVVTVNGKDISREQFMAQVEARQNPNATQSQIMNQVFDAMVRKAVMEAQYDKLGLKVGREQMRDLLKQRYANSPQFLNAEGVFDESLMNQYIADLKKSSPQFYQRWIEGEKEIAANAMQQNYINMIKGATTATVAEGELEYKLENDKVDIQFVQIPFASIPDSTVSVSKSEIKDYMTKNSSKYEVEASRNFQYVKFEEVASKKDEDEIQDALITLIKGREVYNEATKETEKAPGFAAVSVENAEDFVNENSDAAVKYQDRFVFVNNLSPNLKDSITSLKVGAVYGPYKDAQSLKVTKLLAVKKAYDSLKVRHILIPFKDSLNPAPGVVKTELQAEKTADSILAIVKKDNSKFSELVQTMSSDQGSLANEGVYDWHPEGTMVEEFNAFEITKNVGDLGVVKTQFGFHIMELLDRKSPKEAYKLATIERKIEPSIETEDAIFREASNFEVLVGDKDFQEAAKAENLKVNPVNTVKVLDENIPGAGPQRGLVRWMFEDGTEVGDVKRFKTTDGYIVAQLTKKNEAGLMNVEDASVTALPEIRKEKKAKLIKDRVSATNITDLAAAEKQAIKSALAINMKNPTVAGAGLEPVVVGTAFGLKEGKTSRLITGNKGVYMVKLIKKTPATKLDNYQSFANQVSTKKATEINTRLYNALKVSAEIEDNRANTVQ; translated from the coding sequence AGTAATCGCATTAGCATTATTTGCGTTTATATTATCAGGGCTTTTAGATAACAAAGATGTTTTGTTCTCTAAGTCACCAAACACAGTAGTTACTGTTAATGGTAAAGATATTTCTCGCGAGCAATTTATGGCTCAGGTGGAAGCAAGACAAAACCCAAACGCAACACAATCTCAAATCATGAATCAAGTATTTGATGCAATGGTTAGAAAAGCGGTCATGGAAGCGCAATATGATAAATTAGGATTAAAAGTGGGTAGAGAGCAAATGCGTGATTTGCTAAAGCAACGTTATGCTAACAGTCCTCAGTTTTTAAATGCAGAGGGCGTTTTTGATGAGTCTCTAATGAACCAATACATTGCCGATTTAAAAAAATCATCACCACAGTTTTATCAAAGATGGATTGAAGGAGAAAAGGAAATAGCGGCAAATGCTATGCAGCAAAATTACATAAACATGATTAAAGGTGCTACAACAGCTACTGTAGCAGAAGGTGAACTAGAATATAAGTTAGAGAATGATAAAGTAGATATTCAATTCGTCCAAATTCCCTTTGCTTCTATACCAGACAGTACGGTGTCTGTGTCTAAATCTGAAATTAAAGATTATATGACAAAAAACAGTTCAAAATACGAAGTTGAAGCTTCTAGAAATTTTCAATATGTAAAGTTTGAAGAAGTCGCTTCTAAAAAAGACGAAGATGAGATTCAAGATGCTTTAATAACATTAATTAAAGGTCGTGAGGTATACAATGAGGCTACTAAAGAAACTGAGAAAGCCCCAGGTTTTGCGGCTGTTTCTGTAGAAAATGCTGAAGATTTTGTTAATGAGAATTCTGATGCAGCGGTTAAGTATCAAGACAGGTTTGTGTTTGTAAACAATCTTTCTCCTAATCTTAAGGACAGTATAACAAGCTTAAAGGTAGGGGCTGTTTATGGGCCTTATAAAGACGCTCAAAGCCTTAAGGTTACAAAATTACTAGCTGTTAAAAAAGCATACGATTCTTTAAAGGTAAGACACATATTAATACCTTTTAAAGATTCATTAAATCCTGCGCCTGGAGTTGTTAAAACAGAACTGCAAGCTGAAAAAACAGCAGATAGTATATTAGCTATAGTGAAAAAGGATAACTCTAAATTCTCAGAATTAGTTCAAACCATGTCTTCAGATCAAGGGAGCTTGGCTAATGAAGGTGTTTATGATTGGCATCCAGAAGGAACAATGGTTGAAGAATTTAACGCCTTTGAAATAACTAAGAATGTAGGTGATTTAGGTGTTGTAAAAACACAGTTTGGATTTCATATCATGGAATTATTGGATAGAAAATCTCCAAAAGAGGCTTACAAACTAGCAACTATTGAACGAAAAATCGAACCATCAATAGAAACGGAAGATGCTATATTTAGAGAAGCTTCTAATTTTGAGGTTTTGGTTGGCGATAAAGATTTTCAAGAGGCTGCTAAGGCTGAAAACTTAAAAGTGAATCCTGTAAATACCGTAAAAGTTTTAGACGAAAACATTCCAGGTGCAGGCCCACAAAGAGGTCTTGTGCGTTGGATGTTTGAAGACGGAACAGAGGTTGGCGATGTGAAGCGTTTTAAAACAACTGATGGTTATATTGTTGCACAATTAACAAAGAAGAACGAAGCTGGTTTAATGAATGTTGAAGATGCTTCTGTAACGGCATTACCAGAAATTAGAAAAGAGAAAAAAGCGAAGTTGATTAAAGACAGAGTTAGTGCAACGAATATAACAGATTTAGCTGCTGCTGAAAAACAAGCTATTAAATCTGCTTTAGCCATTAATATGAAGAACCCAACAGTTGCTGGAGCAGGATTAGAACCTGTAGTAGTAGGTACTGCTTTTGGATTAAAAGAAGGGAAAACTTCCAGATTAATCACAGGAAATAAGGGTGTTTATATGGTGAAATTAATAAAAAAGACACCAGCAACTAAATTAGATAATTACCAGTCATTCGCTAATCAAGTATCCACTAAAAAGGCCACTGAAATCAATACGAGGCTATATAATGCTTTAAAAGTATCGGCAGAAATTGAGGATAATAGGGCGAATACGGTTCAATAA
- a CDS encoding GYDIA family GHMP kinase, with translation MERFYSHGKLLLTGEYVVLDGAKALALPTTFGQTLTVEGIDEPKLSWRSLDEKGAVWFEDEFALLNEQFARLLTTQNDNPVSKRLINILHAAKKLNPEFLSTKKGYSVTSKLEFPNDWGLGSSSTLLNNIAQWAKIDAFALSHATFGGSGYDIACAQHDSAIVYELNKTISKITPVAFNKAFENKLFFIHLNQKQNSREAIKTYQENKKNSKAIIVKINALTQQILECDSLKAFELLIDAHETLIGTITNQTPVKQRLFDDYKYAIKSLGGWGGDFILATGTKNEVSTYFKGKGYHTIIPFTEMILESH, from the coding sequence ATGGAAAGGTTCTACAGCCACGGTAAATTGTTGCTTACTGGAGAATATGTGGTTCTTGATGGCGCAAAAGCCTTAGCTTTACCTACAACATTCGGGCAAACATTAACGGTAGAAGGTATTGATGAACCCAAATTGAGTTGGCGAAGTTTAGATGAAAAAGGGGCCGTTTGGTTTGAAGATGAATTTGCTCTTCTTAACGAACAGTTTGCCAGGCTGCTCACGACTCAAAATGATAACCCAGTATCAAAACGGTTGATTAACATATTGCACGCTGCTAAAAAGCTAAATCCGGAATTTCTGAGCACTAAAAAAGGGTACAGTGTCACTTCTAAATTAGAGTTTCCTAATGATTGGGGATTGGGGTCTTCATCCACATTACTCAATAATATAGCCCAGTGGGCAAAAATTGATGCCTTCGCATTGTCGCATGCCACTTTTGGTGGTAGTGGGTACGACATTGCCTGTGCGCAACATGATTCGGCAATTGTTTATGAATTAAATAAAACAATATCAAAAATCACACCTGTTGCTTTTAATAAAGCCTTTGAAAATAAGTTGTTTTTTATTCATTTAAATCAAAAACAAAACAGTCGTGAGGCTATAAAAACCTATCAAGAAAATAAAAAAAATAGTAAAGCAATCATTGTTAAAATAAATGCTCTCACTCAGCAAATTTTGGAATGTGATTCACTAAAGGCGTTTGAACTACTTATTGATGCACATGAAACCTTAATTGGAACAATCACGAATCAAACCCCAGTTAAGCAGCGCCTCTTTGATGATTATAAATATGCCATTAAAAGCCTTGGAGGTTGGGGAGGCGATTTTATCTTAGCAACAGGCACAAAAAATGAGGTTAGCACTTATTTTAAAGGCAAAGGCTACCACACTATTATTCCTTTTACAGAAATGATTCTAGAATCGCATTAA
- a CDS encoding hydroxymethylglutaryl-CoA reductase, degradative: protein MSTSISGFSKLTKSEKIDWIVTNYLSNSSTAKETIVQYFNEDKKLQQLHDEFIENTISNYYLPFGVAPNFLINGKTYAIPMAIEESSVVAAASKAAKFWMDRGGFKTTVISTTKIGQVHFIYAGDFNVLTAFFKNVKSQLIADAKPITRNMEKRGGGILDIELRNKTEAINGYYQLHATFETLDAMGANFINSCLEQFAKTFKTEAKKQRNVSIEIIMSILSNYVPDCLVRAEVSCKVEALKDKHIPAETFAQKFVQAVAIAEVEPYRAVTHNKGIMNGIDAVVLATGNDFRAVEAGVHAYASKDGKYTSLTHAKIENGIFTFWMEIPLALGTVGGLTNLHPLVKVALDILGKPTAKELMQIVAVAGLAQNFGALRSLTTTGIQEGHMKMHLMNILNQFEATTTEKETIVNHFKTNIVTHSAVVSEIEKLRR from the coding sequence ATGAGCACATCAATTTCTGGCTTTTCTAAGCTTACAAAATCTGAAAAAATAGATTGGATTGTCACCAATTACCTTTCTAATTCAAGCACAGCAAAAGAAACTATAGTACAATACTTTAATGAAGATAAAAAACTTCAGCAATTACATGATGAGTTTATAGAAAATACGATTTCTAATTACTACTTACCCTTTGGAGTGGCACCAAACTTTTTAATCAATGGCAAGACCTACGCGATACCGATGGCCATTGAAGAAAGTTCTGTAGTCGCCGCTGCCAGTAAAGCGGCAAAGTTTTGGATGGATCGTGGTGGGTTTAAAACCACTGTTATTTCCACTACTAAAATTGGGCAAGTTCATTTTATATATGCTGGTGATTTTAATGTGTTGACTGCTTTTTTTAAAAACGTAAAATCACAATTAATTGCTGATGCAAAGCCTATTACCAGAAACATGGAAAAACGTGGCGGTGGTATTCTAGATATTGAATTACGAAATAAAACTGAAGCAATAAATGGGTATTACCAGCTGCATGCTACCTTTGAAACACTGGATGCCATGGGAGCGAATTTTATAAACTCTTGTTTAGAGCAATTTGCAAAAACGTTTAAAACTGAAGCAAAAAAACAACGCAATGTTTCTATAGAAATTATTATGAGTATTCTCTCTAACTACGTTCCCGATTGTTTGGTTAGAGCAGAAGTATCGTGTAAAGTTGAAGCATTAAAAGACAAGCATATCCCGGCTGAAACATTTGCCCAAAAGTTTGTACAAGCCGTAGCCATTGCCGAAGTTGAGCCCTATAGAGCGGTCACTCATAATAAAGGCATTATGAATGGTATTGACGCTGTCGTTTTAGCGACTGGCAATGATTTTAGAGCGGTTGAAGCCGGAGTACACGCCTATGCTTCTAAAGATGGAAAATACACAAGCTTAACGCATGCAAAAATTGAAAACGGCATTTTCACTTTTTGGATGGAAATTCCATTAGCACTTGGAACCGTTGGCGGATTGACCAATTTACATCCTTTAGTGAAAGTCGCATTAGATATTTTAGGAAAACCAACAGCGAAAGAACTCATGCAAATTGTAGCGGTTGCTGGTCTGGCTCAAAATTTTGGCGCTCTGCGTTCATTAACAACAACAGGGATTCAAGAGGGCCACATGAAAATGCATTTGATGAATATTTTAAACCAGTTTGAAGCCACAACTACTGAAAAAGAGACCATTGTTAATCATTTTAAAACCAATATAGTGACCCATAGCGCTGTTGTTTCTGAAATTGAAAAACTAAGACGCTAA
- a CDS encoding S9 family peptidase yields the protein MQYYKYLLLFCFLASALSSAQNKLITLEDIWNDGTFRTERLDALHSMNNGQEYSVLNLDRDNGMTTIDVYDYKTLEKVKTLVNSSAIKDLNYFTNYTFSDDENQVLLATEEAAIFRRSTLAKYYVYNVKSETLLLVAEDKIQEPTFSPNGKMVAYGLNNNLYIKDLASGKTTQVTADGVKNKIINGITDWVYEEEFGFVRAFEWNADSDKIAFIRFDETAVPEFSMDVYGKDLYQTQNVFKYPKAGEANAIVSLHVYDLKKNETQAVTVDKTYSDFYIPRIEWTNDPEVLSAQYMNRHQDALDLWLVNAKTKEATLTIAETDKAYVDVTDNLTFLKDNSIIWTSEKDGYNHIYHYTKKGKLINQVTKGNWEVTNYYGYDEETDKIYYQSVENGSINRDVYSIKLDGTDKQRLSKAQGTNNADFSADFTYFINTYSSATTPPLYTLNDASNGDVIKTIKDNAEVLEVVSEYKIVPKEFSTIRVNGNDLNMWTIKPADFDANKEYPLFMYQYSGPGSQQVANRWNVANDYWYQMLAQKGYIVACVDGRGTGLKGADFKKVTQNELGKYELEDQIEAAKQLGQRPYIDEARIGIWGWSYGGFMSSNALFKGNDVFKMAIAVAPVTSWRFYDSIYTERYMTTPQENASGYDDNSPINHVDKLKGDFLLIHGTGDDNVHVQNTMRMVEALIQADKQFEWMIYPDKNHGIYGGNTRLHLYKKMTNFIDRTLGDKIGTTSVKMEAVKVKG from the coding sequence ATGCAATATTATAAATATTTACTACTTTTCTGCTTTTTAGCAAGCGCTTTATCCTCAGCACAAAACAAATTAATTACATTAGAAGACATCTGGAATGATGGTACTTTTAGAACCGAAAGACTAGATGCGCTGCACTCTATGAATAACGGACAAGAATACTCCGTTTTGAACCTTGATAGAGATAACGGGATGACTACTATAGATGTTTATGATTATAAAACACTAGAGAAGGTAAAAACATTGGTGAATTCTTCGGCGATTAAAGACTTAAACTATTTTACAAACTATACGTTTAGTGACGATGAAAATCAGGTGCTTTTAGCAACAGAGGAAGCCGCTATTTTTAGGCGTTCTACGTTAGCGAAATACTACGTTTACAATGTTAAATCTGAGACATTACTATTAGTTGCTGAAGACAAAATACAAGAGCCAACCTTTTCTCCTAATGGAAAAATGGTTGCTTATGGTTTAAACAATAATCTATACATTAAAGACTTAGCCTCAGGAAAAACCACACAAGTAACTGCTGATGGTGTAAAGAATAAAATCATTAATGGCATTACAGATTGGGTTTACGAAGAAGAATTTGGTTTTGTTCGTGCCTTCGAGTGGAATGCAGATAGCGATAAAATTGCATTTATTCGTTTTGATGAAACTGCTGTGCCAGAATTTTCAATGGATGTATATGGTAAGGATTTATACCAAACCCAAAACGTTTTTAAATATCCAAAAGCCGGTGAAGCGAATGCCATAGTATCACTGCATGTTTACGATTTGAAGAAAAATGAAACGCAAGCAGTAACGGTCGATAAAACCTACAGCGATTTTTATATTCCAAGAATTGAATGGACTAATGATCCAGAGGTCTTAAGTGCACAATACATGAATCGTCATCAGGACGCCTTAGATTTATGGTTGGTTAATGCAAAGACTAAGGAAGCGACCTTGACGATCGCAGAAACAGATAAAGCCTATGTTGATGTAACAGACAATTTAACCTTTCTAAAAGATAACAGCATTATCTGGACCAGTGAAAAGGACGGCTATAACCATATCTACCATTATACTAAAAAAGGAAAACTCATTAATCAAGTGACCAAAGGTAATTGGGAAGTGACTAATTATTATGGCTACGATGAAGAAACAGATAAAATATATTATCAATCTGTAGAGAATGGCTCTATAAATCGTGATGTGTATTCTATAAAATTGGATGGTACAGATAAGCAACGATTGTCTAAAGCTCAAGGTACAAATAATGCCGACTTTAGTGCTGATTTCACCTACTTTATCAACACGTATTCAAGTGCTACAACACCTCCTTTGTACACATTAAATGACGCTTCAAATGGTGATGTAATAAAAACCATAAAAGATAACGCTGAAGTTTTAGAGGTTGTTTCAGAATATAAAATAGTACCAAAAGAATTTTCTACTATTCGTGTTAATGGTAATGATTTGAACATGTGGACGATAAAGCCTGCTGATTTTGATGCCAATAAAGAATATCCTTTATTCATGTATCAATATTCAGGACCAGGATCACAACAAGTGGCTAATCGCTGGAATGTTGCAAACGATTATTGGTACCAAATGTTAGCGCAAAAAGGCTATATAGTAGCCTGCGTAGATGGAAGAGGTACGGGGTTAAAAGGCGCGGACTTCAAAAAAGTAACACAAAACGAACTAGGTAAATACGAATTAGAAGATCAAATCGAAGCGGCAAAACAATTAGGACAACGCCCGTACATAGATGAAGCGCGCATTGGTATTTGGGGATGGAGTTATGGTGGGTTTATGAGTAGTAATGCCTTATTTAAAGGAAATGACGTCTTTAAAATGGCCATTGCAGTTGCACCAGTGACCAGTTGGAGATTTTATGATTCTATTTATACAGAACGTTACATGACTACACCGCAGGAAAACGCAAGTGGTTATGATGACAATTCACCCATTAATCATGTCGATAAATTAAAAGGCGATTTCTTATTAATTCATGGCACGGGTGATGATAATGTACATGTACAAAACACAATGCGTATGGTTGAGGCTTTAATTCAAGCCGATAAGCAGTTTGAATGGATGATTTATCCAGATAAAAATCACGGTATTTATGGTGGCAACACGCGCTTACACTTATATAAAAAGATGACTAATTTTATTGATCGCACATTAGGTGATAAAATAGGCACCACAAGCGTAAAAATGGAAGCAGTAAAAGTTAAAGGATAA
- a CDS encoding peptide MFS transporter yields the protein MEFKFGGSETNQKTVLGHPSGLFVLFFTEMWERFSYYGMRALLVLFLVSTLIDGGWEWDRADALVLYGWYTGLVYLTPIIGGFIADKFMGYRKAIILGAFIMTLGHASMALEGITSVFFYAGLTFLIIGNGLFKPNISSMVGQLYKSQGKEKDAGYTIFYMGINAGAFLGILLCGYIGENVNWHYGFGLAGVFMFFGMLQFYFSQKIFGKIGLTPVKTGAVDEVIEDSVEKIGEDIEAVVEGVENSKVVRDRMIVIGVLSLFVVFFWWAFEQAGGSMTVFAADYTDRALEGSAATSFKIINTIITVIPMLVITWVLAMLFKQTFSKYALANIILGFSFVIIWGIVIWMLNREFQSDTTEVPASWFSVLNSLFIILFAPLFSKVWESKFNPSGPVKFAIGLFLVGLGFAALAYGASGIPDGAKTASVSLVFLVIAYFLHTMGELCVSPVGLSYVSKLAPVKFVSLMFGIWFTANFFANLLGGVTGSYIDPISEEHGLSTFFLIFTIIPIVAALIMLALNRTLLKMMHGIK from the coding sequence ATGGAATTTAAATTTGGAGGTTCAGAAACCAATCAAAAAACAGTATTAGGTCATCCGTCAGGATTATTTGTGTTGTTTTTTACAGAAATGTGGGAACGCTTTTCTTACTACGGTATGCGCGCACTTTTAGTATTATTTTTAGTCTCGACTTTAATAGATGGTGGCTGGGAATGGGATAGAGCTGATGCTTTAGTACTATATGGTTGGTATACTGGATTGGTTTATTTAACACCAATTATTGGTGGTTTTATTGCTGATAAATTTATGGGCTATAGAAAGGCAATTATTTTAGGTGCATTTATTATGACACTTGGGCACGCATCTATGGCTTTAGAAGGAATAACTTCTGTTTTCTTTTATGCAGGTTTAACTTTTTTAATTATTGGTAATGGCTTATTTAAGCCGAATATTTCTTCAATGGTTGGGCAACTATATAAATCACAAGGAAAAGAGAAAGATGCTGGGTACACCATTTTTTATATGGGTATTAATGCTGGCGCTTTTTTAGGTATTCTTTTGTGCGGATATATAGGAGAAAATGTTAATTGGCATTATGGTTTTGGTCTCGCTGGTGTGTTTATGTTTTTCGGAATGTTACAATTTTATTTCTCTCAAAAAATATTTGGTAAAATAGGATTAACACCTGTTAAAACTGGAGCTGTTGATGAGGTAATAGAAGACAGTGTAGAAAAAATAGGAGAGGATATTGAAGCTGTGGTAGAAGGTGTAGAAAATTCTAAAGTTGTGAGAGACAGAATGATTGTTATTGGTGTTTTATCATTATTCGTAGTGTTCTTTTGGTGGGCCTTCGAGCAAGCAGGTGGTTCTATGACCGTTTTTGCTGCAGACTATACAGACAGGGCTCTAGAAGGTAGTGCTGCTACATCATTTAAAATTATAAATACAATAATAACTGTTATTCCTATGTTGGTTATTACATGGGTTTTAGCTATGTTGTTTAAACAAACTTTCAGCAAATATGCCCTTGCTAATATTATCTTAGGATTTAGTTTTGTTATAATTTGGGGCATTGTGATTTGGATGTTAAATAGAGAGTTTCAATCAGATACTACAGAAGTTCCTGCTTCATGGTTCTCAGTCTTAAACTCTTTATTTATTATTTTATTTGCTCCTTTATTTTCTAAGGTATGGGAAAGTAAATTCAATCCTTCAGGACCAGTTAAATTCGCCATCGGATTGTTTTTAGTAGGTCTAGGGTTTGCAGCTTTGGCTTATGGAGCTTCAGGAATACCAGATGGTGCTAAAACGGCATCTGTTAGTTTAGTTTTCTTGGTTATTGCATATTTTCTTCATACCATGGGGGAACTATGCGTTTCACCAGTGGGATTAAGCTATGTTAGTAAATTAGCACCAGTGAAATTTGTAAGTCTTATGTTTGGAATTTGGTTCACAGCTAATTTCTTTGCAAATCTTTTAGGTGGTGTTACGGGAAGTTATATTGATCCAATTTCTGAAGAGCATGGGTTGTCTACTTTCTTTTTAATATTTACTATAATACCAATAGTTGCGGCTTTGATAATGTTAGCTCTTAATCGTACATTATTAAAAATGATGCATGGTATAAAATAA
- a CDS encoding thioredoxin fold domain-containing protein: MKKYIVLAFIGFFATATLVAQEINWVTLEKAVELQKKNPKKIMMDMYTVWCGPCKMLDRNTFSNKDVATYVNKHYYAVKFNAEGNDTVKFKDKTFGNPSYNPAKAKSRNSGHELSRFFSVRAYPTLVFLDEKAEFIAPISGYKTPKQLELYLKMFKKDDHLAMDTQAKFGEYAKNFTAEFSE; encoded by the coding sequence ATGAAAAAATACATTGTTTTAGCTTTTATTGGTTTTTTTGCAACAGCAACATTAGTTGCACAAGAAATCAATTGGGTGACACTAGAAAAAGCTGTTGAGCTTCAAAAGAAGAATCCTAAAAAAATTATGATGGACATGTATACCGTTTGGTGTGGTCCCTGTAAAATGCTCGATCGTAATACGTTTAGTAATAAAGATGTTGCAACCTATGTTAACAAACATTATTATGCTGTAAAATTCAACGCAGAAGGTAACGACACAGTAAAATTTAAGGATAAAACCTTTGGTAATCCAAGCTATAATCCTGCGAAAGCTAAAAGCAGAAATTCAGGGCATGAATTGTCACGTTTCTTTAGCGTGCGTGCCTACCCAACATTAGTGTTTTTAGATGAAAAAGCAGAGTTTATAGCACCAATTTCTGGGTATAAAACACCAAAGCAATTAGAGTTGTATTTAAAAATGTTTAAAAAAGATGACCACTTAGCAATGGATACGCAAGCCAAATTTGGTGAGTACGCCAAAAACTTTACGGCAGAATTTTCAGAGTAA
- a CDS encoding ComEC/Rec2 family competence protein, producing the protein MKLLNFTIIKLTACLVLGILIAHFFAIPLAWSLYATVFFIAILGVIYFISKQNKLKTIWFGMFSFLTMISIGVLTTNSHEEQQGPLHYTAINSAENQITFRIRKRLKSGHYNDKYIVDILKINAVMTSGKALLNVSKDSLTEHLKVDDVLITSENFKEITGIINPHQFNYKSYLEKQYVYKQLTVNPERLFSVSNKKHTIYGYADAVREQINTKLKNYNFPPDVLAILNALILGQRQDLSKDIYENYTDAGAIHILAVSGLHVALILVLLNTLFKPLKRFKYGRQTTIALLVLLMWCFAVIAGLTASVTRAVTMFSIIAIGMHLKRPTNIYNTLAISVFVLLLFKPLFLFDVGFQLSYLAVIAIVAIQPKLVKLWQPKNYVLSKLWIYFTVGLAAQLGVLPVSLYYFHQFPGLFFVANIVIIPFLGIILGVGILVIVLALLNVLPEWLVEVFSLIISGMNSLMKWLSLQESFLFKDISFTLFQLFAAYLLIIAAVQFAMKPNYKWLRFTLVTVLLFQGTYLFSKLKNSSREFAIFHKTRYTIIGEKTANAFKVYSNLDSLQQFYNLKDYSVGNNIKSIQKNTLPSVLKLSKKQHLLIIDSLGAYQIKGFKVDYILLTQSPKLNMIRLIDSLQPKMIIADGSNYKSYISRWKTTCIKQNTPFHYTGERGAFVLPID; encoded by the coding sequence GTGAAACTCCTAAACTTCACTATAATTAAGCTCACTGCTTGCTTAGTTTTAGGAATATTAATTGCTCATTTTTTTGCTATTCCTTTAGCTTGGTCTCTGTATGCAACGGTTTTTTTCATCGCCATTTTAGGTGTTATTTATTTTATATCGAAACAAAATAAATTAAAAACAATTTGGTTTGGTATGTTTAGCTTTCTCACCATGATTTCAATTGGTGTATTAACCACAAATAGTCATGAAGAACAGCAAGGTCCTTTACATTATACCGCTATAAATTCTGCAGAAAATCAAATTACATTTAGAATCCGAAAACGGTTAAAGTCTGGTCATTATAATGATAAATATATTGTTGATATTTTAAAAATAAATGCGGTTATGACCTCTGGCAAAGCTTTATTAAATGTTTCAAAAGACAGTTTGACAGAACACTTAAAAGTGGATGATGTATTGATTACCTCAGAAAATTTTAAAGAGATTACTGGTATTATCAATCCGCATCAATTTAATTATAAAAGCTACTTAGAAAAACAATACGTTTATAAACAGTTAACGGTAAACCCTGAACGCCTTTTTAGTGTAAGCAATAAAAAACACACCATTTATGGTTACGCTGATGCCGTTCGAGAACAAATTAACACCAAACTTAAAAACTACAACTTTCCACCAGATGTTTTAGCAATTCTCAATGCGTTGATTTTAGGCCAAAGACAAGATTTAAGTAAAGATATTTATGAGAATTATACAGATGCAGGTGCGATACATATTCTGGCCGTTTCAGGACTTCATGTTGCCCTCATTTTAGTGCTACTAAATACGCTATTTAAACCATTAAAGCGCTTTAAATATGGGAGACAAACTACCATCGCCTTACTAGTTCTTCTCATGTGGTGTTTTGCAGTAATTGCGGGCTTAACAGCTTCAGTAACACGTGCGGTAACCATGTTTAGCATTATTGCTATTGGCATGCACTTAAAGCGCCCAACGAACATTTACAATACCTTAGCAATTTCTGTATTTGTATTATTACTGTTTAAACCCTTATTTTTATTTGACGTCGGCTTTCAATTAAGTTATTTAGCGGTAATAGCCATTGTTGCCATACAACCAAAACTAGTTAAGCTATGGCAACCTAAAAATTATGTCTTATCAAAGCTATGGATTTACTTTACGGTTGGACTCGCGGCTCAATTGGGTGTTTTACCCGTTAGCCTCTATTACTTTCATCAATTTCCTGGCTTATTTTTTGTCGCTAATATTGTTATCATTCCTTTTTTGGGGATTATTCTGGGTGTTGGCATTTTAGTTATTGTACTTGCTTTGCTTAACGTTTTACCCGAATGGTTAGTAGAGGTATTCAGTTTAATTATATCTGGCATGAATAGTCTCATGAAATGGCTATCACTCCAAGAATCTTTTTTATTTAAGGATATTTCATTTACCCTGTTTCAGTTGTTTGCGGCTTATTTACTAATTATAGCGGCAGTCCAATTTGCGATGAAGCCTAACTATAAATGGTTGCGCTTCACCTTAGTTACCGTTCTATTATTTCAAGGGACTTATCTATTTTCAAAACTAAAAAACAGCTCACGTGAATTCGCCATTTTTCATAAAACGAGATATACTATTATTGGAGAAAAAACAGCTAATGCTTTTAAGGTCTATTCTAATTTGGATAGTCTTCAGCAGTTTTATAATTTGAAAGATTATAGCGTAGGAAACAACATTAAAAGTATTCAGAAAAACACCTTACCTTCCGTTTTAAAACTTAGTAAAAAACAACATTTACTAATTATCGATAGTCTGGGAGCGTATCAAATTAAAGGTTTTAAAGTAGATTACATATTACTTACACAATCCCCAAAATTGAATATGATTCGCCTGATTGATTCTCTTCAACCTAAAATGATTATTGCAGATGGGAGTAATTATAAGTCTTACATTTCACGCTGGAAGACGACTTGCATAAAACAAAACACCCCTTTTCACTATACTGGTGAAAGGGGTGCTTTTGTACTACCTATAGATTGA